In the genome of Chryseobacterium sp. 52, the window TAGTCGAAAGTTTTGTACCCGTAATCTTTTCTGTTTTGAAATATATTCTTTAAAATCTCTGTAGAACCCGTTTCTCCCAAAAACATGACATTCCTGTAATTGATCCCCAGTGACCGGAAATATTTTATGGTAAAATAAATGACCGATTTAGCGAGAAAAATAAAGAAAAATAAGTAAAACGAAAGCCAGTAAATATCCGAATTGAAAAATACGTTTTTGCTCACCTTTCCAATAAGCAGAACACCGAGTATAAAAAACAGGAAATGAATCAGGAGACGTTCCAGAAACAGCGTATAGGTAAGATTCCTCTGAATATTATAAATTTTTGTCCTGCCACTTAGCAGCATCCAGAACAAAAAAAGTAAAATCAGGGAAAAAATATTCTGATACCATGTTTCTTCATGATACCTTAAACTTTCATTTCTGCTTATAAAAAAGAATATGAAAATAGATGCAATAACCATAAGGTCAAGCAAAATGATGATCGATTTCAGGTATCTAGAGTATCGAATTCTCTGCATCTATCGGTGTTATAACGGATACGAAGAGCTAAGGTACGTATTTTTTATGGGATATTCAGGTATTTATGAGTCTGTACTGAAGCCTGCCATTCCGGATGGGCTAAAATAAAATCGGTGATTTTTGGGTACATTTCATCCCGCTTGCTCCATTCACTTTGCATATACAGCTTACAGTTTTCAGAAACTTTTGCTGCCTGCTCCTGAGCAAATGTAAAGTCATTCTGATTGAAAATGATTACTTTAAGTTCACTCGCTTTCTGATAAATTTCTTCTTTTGGAAGTCCTGTTTTCTTCGGAGAAAGAGTAATCCAGTCGATATGTCCGCTCATCGGATAAGCCCCTGAAGTTTCAATATGAATAGTGCATCCCAGTTCCTTTAATTTGGATGTCAGGATGTCCAGATTCCACATAAGTGGCTCTCCGCCGGTCAGGACAATTGTTTTACAGTGTTTTGCAGCAGTTTCTGCAATTTCTTCCGCATTCATTAATGGATGTAAAGTCGGATCCCAACTTTCTTTTACATCGCACCAGTGGCACCCCACGTCGCAACCTCCCAATCTGATGAAATAGGATGCTTTTCCGGTGTGTGCTCCTTCCCCCTGAAGAGTGTAAAAATGCTCCATTACAGGGAGCATTTTACCTTCTTTTAATAAAATATCTTCTTCTTTGTTCATTTTAAAATTAGTCGTTATAGACCGAAGTTTTGTAAGCGATGATGGTGTTTTTCATCAACATGGCTCTGGTCATTGGGCCTACTCCTCCTGGTACGGGTGTAATCCAGCTTGCTTTCGCAGCACAGCTGTCAAAATCTACGTCACCGGCAAGATAGTACCCTTTTGGAGAGTCATCATCTACTCTTGTGATACCCACATCCACAATTACTGCGCCATCTTTGATCATATCTCCTTTTAAGAAATGAGGATCACCTAATGCAGTAATAACGATGTCGGCTTTTTTTGTATATTCTTCGATATCTTTAGTATAAGAGTGTGTTAATGTCACGGTAGAGTTACCCGGGAAATCTTTTCTTCCCATCAGGATGCTCATAGGTCTTCCCACGATTTTACTTCTTCCGATGATGACACAGTCTTTTCCTTTTGTTTCAATATTATATCTTTCCAATAGCGTTAAAATCCCGAAAGGAGTAGCCGGCAGGAAAGTGTCCATTTCCAAAGCCATTTTTCCGAAATTTTCAGGATGGAAACCATCGACATCTTTTCTTGGATCAATAGCCAGAATGATTTTTTCCTGATCAATCTGATCTGGTAACGGAAGCTGAACGATAAAACCGTCTACCGCTTTAGATTTATTCAGTTCGTCAATCTTTTCCAATAATTCAGATTCAGAAACTGTACTGGGAAATTTCACAAGGGTAGAGCGGAATCCTACTTCCTCACAGTCTTTTACTTTACTGTTTACATACGCTTTGCTCGCTCCGTTGTTTCCAACAAGAATAGCGACCAGGTGTGGTGCTCTTTTCTTGCTGTCAAGGATCTTGTCCACTTCAACCTTGATTTCCGCTTTTATTTCTTTGGATACTTTCAGTCCGTCAAGAATTTCTGCCATTTTTACTTTTTTTACTTTTATTTAGATTTTATTGAATACAACGATATCCTGGAATTCATCGGCACCTTCCTTTTCTACATCAGTTCTCCAGAATCCTCCTTTTACTGTAGTTACTTTTAATCCCGCTTCCTCTGCCATCCGGTTCAGTAAGGGAATACTTACCGCAATATTGGCTGCGGTTACTTTATCATCCATCAGCCTGTAACCTTCATATTGATGTGGGAATGGCATGGTACCATATTCTGTTTTAGAATCATCATACAGAAAGAACGTGGCTAAACACTGCCCGCCGCTGTTTAAAACTCGGCTGATTTCATTCAGATACCTTTTGATCTCAGGAATCTGCATAT includes:
- a CDS encoding 7-carboxy-7-deazaguanine synthase QueE; the protein is MNKEEDILLKEGKMLPVMEHFYTLQGEGAHTGKASYFIRLGGCDVGCHWCDVKESWDPTLHPLMNAEEIAETAAKHCKTIVLTGGEPLMWNLDILTSKLKELGCTIHIETSGAYPMSGHIDWITLSPKKTGLPKEEIYQKASELKVIIFNQNDFTFAQEQAAKVSENCKLYMQSEWSKRDEMYPKITDFILAHPEWQASVQTHKYLNIP
- a CDS encoding bifunctional 5,10-methylenetetrahydrofolate dehydrogenase/5,10-methenyltetrahydrofolate cyclohydrolase, giving the protein MAEILDGLKVSKEIKAEIKVEVDKILDSKKRAPHLVAILVGNNGASKAYVNSKVKDCEEVGFRSTLVKFPSTVSESELLEKIDELNKSKAVDGFIVQLPLPDQIDQEKIILAIDPRKDVDGFHPENFGKMALEMDTFLPATPFGILTLLERYNIETKGKDCVIIGRSKIVGRPMSILMGRKDFPGNSTVTLTHSYTKDIEEYTKKADIVITALGDPHFLKGDMIKDGAVIVDVGITRVDDDSPKGYYLAGDVDFDSCAAKASWITPVPGGVGPMTRAMLMKNTIIAYKTSVYND